Genomic DNA from Deinococcota bacterium:
CCGTGATGCGCATTCCCCTGATGCAGGGCTTTTCACCTCGCTTGCCGGACTCGATGGTGATGATGTCCTTGTAGTTCATGGTGCTGATACTAAACCCAGACGCCCAGCTATATCCGGCCCACCGCAGCCTCGACCAGTCTCCCAAACTGCTGAACGGTCGGTGTCATCCAGTTCGCTTCGCGCCCGGAGCGGTAGGACAGCCAGGCCCGGTTTTGCTCAGGCCAGTAGGTCGCTTCCAACGTGCCTCGCTCCCTGCCGCGCTTGAAATGCCAATGGACGGAGCCGGGATACTTGGCGAGCGTGGTAACTTGCGTGGTCACCAGACCCAGGGCTCGAGCAGCCTCCTCGATGGCTACTCCGAGGTCCCGCTGGGATGTTCCATCGACTTGGAGCTCATGAAGAGTCATGGGAATATGGCGACCTCCTCTTACCGGCTAACGTTGGGCCGCTCCAGCCATCACTCCTTTTCTGACGTTTTGTCGTCATAGCTGCCCGTCAGTGTGGATGGCAATCGACGCTCGAACCGAAGCAACGTATTCTCCAGGCGAAGCGCCATCTTTTCCCGCTCGTGCGCTTGGTTCTCGCGTTCACGCACCAAAACCTCGTCCAGACTATGAACTTCGTAGGCCAGCCGCTGAACCGCCGCCGTCAGTTCCTTTAGCTCCTGACGTATCTCTTTAATCTCCTCAGTGTTCTTGTCCGTCTGATGCTTCAGCGTCAGAAGTTGCCGAGCGTAATCGTAGAGCTGTCGCCACATTGCCTCAAGCCGCTGTCCAGAGTTCGGCCAGCATCGCTCGCGTCTCCGCCCTCAGCTTCTCGATGTCTGCTTGATTGCTTTCGATGCGTGCATCTACCTGTTCCATCTCTTCGAACAGCTGCTGAATCGCGGCCTTGAGGTCGGCGGCCTCTGCGGCGGTCACTTCGGTTTCGGTATCCAAGGTCAGGGGCTTATCCGTCTTTCTCGCTTCCATGTTTAGAGTATAGCACTGGCAATTGGCCGTGGTTTCGCCAACTAGCGGCCCAACGACCAAGCTCACCCGCCGCAGGAAGCGGAGCGAGGAACGAGCGAAGCTGTGGGTGGTCGGGTGCAACGCCTTGTTGTGCCGGTGTCGGTTGCCTTTGCCGCTATTCAGTAATGGTAGCGACAAAAGATTCTGATTTTGTCCTCCAGAACCTGATAAACAAGACGATGCTCGTCATCAATCCTTTTTGACCAACATCCTGACAGCTCGTGCTTGAGTGGCTCAGGTTTGCCGATGCCACCAAACGGATTTTCTTGTGTTTCTTGGATCAATCTGCTGAGGCGCAGAGCCTTCTTGCGGTCGTTTTGCGCCCACCACGCTAAATCTTCAAAACCGGCTGGGTCAAATTCCAAGCTGCGTGCGGGCTTCTTCAAGTGAAATGCCTCCGGTTCGCTCTTTGGCCTCCAAGAGACGTTTCTTCATCGTCTCGCTTTTTAACAAGTAGGCCGTTTCTCTTTCCGACTCGATTTCACGCCAAAGTTCGATAGGCACGATAACACCCACGGGCTTGCCTTTCATCGGATACATAGTGGACTTGTGCTCGAGTTGCCATTTCAACCTCCGTTATCACCTTTCATTTTATCAAATAGCTGTTGGGCACGCAGCCAAGCCGCGCGCACCAGCACAACGGCTGAGCTGAGCGGCAGCCACGACGATAGTACCGCGTCATGTCACGCAGGAGAAGCATTGGAGTTGTTGGACGGCGGTCAGGATGACCAGGGTCGAACAGAGCGGCATGACCTGCTCAGTCGCGACGCGCGATAAATACCATGACCCGGCTGGTGCTGACAACCGGCCCACCATTCCAGTCGCCGTACACGTGCTCGACGGTGAATTCGGCGTTGGTCAGGGAATCGGTCAGCTCTGCCAGGCTGCGAAAGCGCAGCTCGCTGCTCGCGACCACGACCCCACCGGTGGCGGCGAAGATGTTGTGGCCCTCGAGGCGGACTCGGCCATTACCTACGCTGACCAGCTCCAGCCAGCACTCCATCGGCCCATGAGGCGAGCCAAACCGCTCGTACGTGGTCTCACGGTTCCACCGTTCCCACGCCCGGTCGTCGGGGTTGCGGCTCTCGAAGGCGAGGTAGCCGCCAGGCCGCAAGGTGGCGTGGATGGCGCGTAGGGTGGTGGCCCACTCGGTGTCCTCGAGGAACACCTGGGCCACGTTGCCGGTCATGATCACCAGGTCGGCCTGTGGTGTCCCCAGGGCGCCGGAGTCGCCTTCGACCCACTGCACCCGATCGGCGCCCGGCTGCCGGCGGGCGAACGCCAGCATCGCGGGGGCAGGGTCGACACCGACCACTAGGCGATCATCGACCGCCAGCTCGCGGGTCAGCAGACCGGTCCCGCACCCCAGGTCGAGGATAGTGCGGGCACCAAGGTCTGCCGCGAGACGGAGGTAGAAGTCGGTGTCGGCGCCGCGGGTGTTCTCGAGGTCGTACAGATCCACCAGGCGCGGGTCCACGTAGTGCCGATCAAGCTTCATGTCGGTTCCTTCATGGACTCCACTGAAGGATACGGTACAGCACACGTCACGTAACAGCATTCAAGCATTTAACAAGCTGCCCAACGAACCCAAGCTAAGTGGCGAACCCGCAGGCGCAAAGACCTGCCAAGTGCGGAACACATGGCCGCGGGTTCGTCCACTTCAGCGCCTTGTTAGAATGCACACGATACGCCGCGATCCGATGCTCCCAAACTGAGCAGTCGGGCTCGTCTGTGCCTTCGTGCCACGGGTTCACCCGTCCTTCTGGACATCGTACTCAAGGAGGACCATTCCACTGGGATACACCCGGTGGCGGACAAGCATCAATCGTCGCCGCACCGCAGGCGAGGGAAGAAACCGAATGCCATCGCCCAAGAGGATCGGAATGATGGCCGGCTCGACGGTATCGACAAGACCCCAAGCGAGGACCTGCGAGAAAAGCTCGCCACCGCCATAGAGCCAGATATCGCCGCCTGATTGGCTGCGAAGCTCGCCGATTCGCTTCTCAAGCCCGTCACTGACTACCTCAATCTCGGGATGGCGTTCCGGTTGGAGCGTCTGCGAGGCAACAAGAACCTCTTTCCCGCGAAAGTCCTCACCTGCGGCACGGACGATCTCGTACGTGCGCCGCCCCATGAGCAGCGTATCGAACTGGGCGTAGAGTTCGTCGAAATCGAATGAGGGTTCTGGAGTGAGCCAGCCAAAGTCATCATCTGGTCCAGCGATAAAGCCGTCTAGGCTACACGCGACCTGATACCGAATCCGTCTCATCTGCCCCTTTCCTCTCGTTTCCCTATGGCCCTCTCACGCGGATATAGCATGTAACGCCAATGAATAGCGCTCAGCTCGTGCATTCTAACTAGAAGTTATGCCGCACCCTGCGGTATAACGCCCCAAAAGGGTGACTTTGCCGCTATACAGAGTTGCAAGCGACGCAGCATCTAATCTTCATTCTATACGCTTATCCCGTGGACATCCTCGCCGCGGTCATCTTTCTCGTGCTCTACCTTCTCGGGCTCGTCGGTGTCATCGTGCCGGTCGTGCCCAGCACCCCGCTCATCGCCGTGGGCGCGATTATCTACGGCTTCATGACGGGCTTCGAACGGCTCGGCGTTTCCGGGGTGGTCTGGGTGGTCGTCCTGGCGCTCTTTGCCCAGGTTCTGGACTACGTCGCGGGTATCGTCGGGGCGCGGCGCTACGGGGCGAGCCGGGCGGGCGTCTGGGGCGGGGTGATCGGCTCGATCGTCGGTGTCATCGTCTTGCCGCCCTTCGGCTTTCTGCCGGGGGCGCTCGTCGGCGCGGTCGCGGCCGAGCTGCTGAACCGCCGCAGCGCCGAGGAGGCGGTGCGGGCGGGCTGGGGGACGCTGCTCGGCACCCTGGGGGGGGTGGTCGTCAAGGTCCTTATCGTCATCGCGATGGGCGCCATAGTCATCCCGCGGCTCTTTTAAGCGCGAACTCACGCGCGTTTCTGTTATCTTAGGGCGAACGCGCTCTTCGGCGCGGGCCGGAGCGGACGCCCCGGCCTATCGGGAGGTTGGATGGATCCGGTCATGATCGGCCTGGGGCCCTTGGAGATCCGCTGGTACGGATTTTTCATCGCCCTGGGCGTGTTTATCGGTACCTGGTGGGCGGCCAGGCTGGCAACCCAGAGGGGTCTCGACCCCGACAAGCTCATGGACATGGTGCTGTATCTCGTCATCGCGGGCATCGTCGGGGCGAGGCTGGTTTACGTCTTGACCAGTCCGGGCTCCTTCTTCGGCCCTGGCGGCGATCCGCTCTCGGCCCTTTACATCTGGCAGGGCGGGCTCTCCTTTCACGGCGCGGTCCTGGGCGCCCTGCTGGCGCTGTGGATCTACGCGCGTATCAACCGGGTCAACATGTGGGCCTACGCCGACGTGATGATGCCCGCCGCGGCGCTCGGCATCATGGGCGGGCGGCTGGGCAACTTCATGAATGGCTCGGATACCGACGGCCGCCTGACGAACTGGCCCATCGGCTTCACCTGGCCCCAACCCGGCACCGACACCTTCGGCGCCGTCGGTCGCTTTATCTTCGGCGACAACCTGTGGGCGGGCTTTCCCGGCGTCTGCACCGAGCTGGGCGGCAACGGCCTCCATCTCCCGCCCTGGTCTTGTCCGGCGGACCTCGTCGTCCGCGGGCCCGTGCACCTCACCCAGTTCTACGGCTTTATGGTCGGCTTCATCGCGCTCTTCATCGTCCTCTGGGCGCTCCGGCGCAGCCTTACGCCCGGTTACGTCTTCTGGCAGTTCATCCTCTGGTACTCGGTCCTGCGCTTCGTGATCGAGGAGCCCTTCCGCAACAACCCGCTGGCCTGGAACGCCTACCTGGCCTCGGGACTCAGCGAGCCAGGCATCGGCCTCTTTACCGTCACCCAGCTCTTCAGCGTTCCCATCATCTTCCTGGCGCTCTACATGCTGCTCATGCTCGACCCCGAGGCGGGGCACAACGAGCAGAAGCGGGCGCTGGTTAGAAAGCGGGCGCGTTGAGCCTGGCCGTCGTCATCCTGGCGGCAGGGCAGGGCACGCGCATGAAGTCGGCCCTGCCCAAGGCCCTGCACGAGGCGGCGGGCAGGACGCTGCTCGAGCACGTCGTCCGCGTGGCCCGCGCTCTGGACCCTGAGCACTTGGCCGTCATCATCGGGCACGGCGCCGAGAGGGTCCGAGCGCGCTTTCCGAATCCGGACTTCGACTTCGTCCTGCAAAGAGAGCAACTAGGCACCGGCCACGCGCTCATGCAGACGCGCGCGCTTTTAGAGGACAAGGCGGAGGCGGTGATGGTCCTCAACATGGACGGGCCGCTGGTGAGGGCCGAGACGCTTGGGGCTCTCCTCGAGCACCACCGGGCGAGTGGCGCGGGCATGACCATGCTCACGGCCGAGGTTGGCGACCCCGAGGGCCTCGGTCGGATCGTCCGCGAGGGCGACGGCAGCGTCCGGGCTATCGTCGAGGAGAAGGACGCCAGCGAAGAGGAGAGGCGCATCGGGGAGATCAACCCCGGCTTTTTCGTCTTCGACCGCGAAGTGTTCAGGCTGGGCGAGCGGCTCTCGAACAGCAACGCTTCCGGTGAGTACTACATCACCGACCTCGCCCATCTCTATCTGGGGGAGGGCAAGAGCGTTCAGGCCGTGCTCATGAAAGAGCCCAGCGAGGCGCTGGCCGTCAACGACCGGGCGCAGCTCGCGGTCATAGACCGCCTCCTGCGCGACCGGGTCCGCGGGCGCTGGCTGCGGGAGGGGGTGACGATGGTCGCGCCGGAGCAGACCTTCATCGACGACACGGTACGGCTTGAGCCCGACGTGGTGCTCCATCCCGGCGTGGTCCTGCGCGGCGAGACGGTGGTGAGGCGCGGCGCGGTGCTGGGACCCTACGCGGTGCTCAGCGACTGTACGGTGCGTGAGGATGCCTGGGTCGCCCCCTTTACGCAGGCGGAGGGGCAGACCTTTTAACGCCGGTCAACCCTGATCGCAGGTTCGCTCAGCCGCTCGTAGAGCGCAGGCACGCGTCCAGGAGAGGCTCGAGCCGCTCCCTGGTGTCGAGCACCAGGGCTTGGCGCCAGCGGCGAGATCGAGAACCTCCACCTGTTTCCGGAGGCCGGTATCGAAGGCCGGTTGGGGAAGCTGTTTGACGAGCGAGGGCGGCCCCTCCCTGGCGTCGTGGGTCAGGAGGACGTTGGCAAGGTCCTGCAAGAAGCCGCGCTTCAAGCCGCTCAAGTGGTGCGCCATGTTCTGGAAGAAGAGCACCGGCCTGTCGCAAGGCTCGAGCTTCAGGCCGTCAGGATCAGCGGCTTGCCCCGCGTGATGACGACGGTGTGCTCGAAGTGCGCGCTGAGGCTGCCGTCGCGTGTGCCGATCGTCCAGCCGTCGCCGCGCGTGGTCACGCCTCCCCTGCCGGCCGCGACCATCGGCTCGACGGCGAGGACAAGACCGTCCGTGAGGAGGGTGCGGTCGCTCGAGCGGCAAAAGTTGAGCACCTCGGGCCTTTCGTGAATGGCGCGGCCGACGCCGTGCCCGGCGAGCTCGCGCACCACGCTGAAGCCCCGGCGCCTCACCTCGCCCTCGACCGCGCGCCCGATGAGCTGAAGGGGGCGCCCCGCGCGCGCGACTCGCATGGCGGCCCAAAAGGCGGCCTCGGCGCAGGCGACGAGCCGCTCTGCTACGCTCGAGGCCGGCGGCACGACCACGGTGACGGCGGCGTCGGCGATAAAGCCCTGAAGAAAAGGCGTCACATCGAGCTTGACCACGTCGCCCGGCTGTAGCGGGCACTCCGTCGGCAGCCCGTGCACGACGGCGTCGTTGACGGACACAAAGGCGTTGATGGGTGCGCCGTAGACGAGCCGCGGGGCGCTGACGGCGCCGCGGCGGGCGAAGACCTCGCCGCAGAGGCGGTCGAGGTCCGCGGGCGTGACGCCGGGCGCGACCGCGGCCTTCATGGTCTTCAGGGCTTCGGCGACAACGGCTCCGGCACGCTTCATGCCCTCGAGCTCGGCTTCTGAGGTGATCGACATGGCAGCCTCCGAGGCTTATCGTACTGCAAGACTCCACGTGTAGGTTTAAGCGCAGGGTGCCAATCTGGCGCTGACATGAGCGATGTTCGTGAGTGATATCAGGGTGATGACCGTGGCGGCCTTGATGAAGGTAAGGGCCCTCTGGTGAATAAGTTGTTGAATTGGCAGGGCGAGATGGCCTTTACAGACAGACAAAATGAATCCTCTTGAACAACTTATTTGTGCGAGAGCACTAAGACGGCGGGAAAAGGCCGAGGAGGAGGTGCCGCCAGTCCGGCTCGAGAGCGGACAGAGGAGCATAACGGCAACAGGACGAGGCTAGGAGTGTCGTCGGACCGCGGCCTTTTCCCGCCTCACCAGCTTCACGAACCGCAGCAGCCGCGGAAACCTGTGCCAGCGCTTGCGGTCGAGCCCGACGCGCCAGGCCCACTCCACGCCGAGCCGCCGCGTCCAGGACGGGGTGCGCCTGACCTCGCCCGCCAAGACGTCCAGGGAGCCGCCTACCCCGATCATGAGGGCGACGCCCATAGCCTCACGGTGCCCGTGCAAAAAGCGTTCCTGGCCCTCGCCGAGCCCGGCCAAGAGGAGATTCGCGCCGCTCGCCGCCACCGCGTGGACGACCTCCGGGACCTCGTCCGGCTTGAAGTAGCCGTGCTGTACGCCCGCGGTCCGGGTGCCGAAGCGCGCCGCGGCGGCCCTCGCGGCCCTCGCGGCGACGCCCGGCTTGGCGCCCAGGAAGTAGACCCTGAGCGCGTCCCCACCGCGCCGCAGGACCTCCGCCGTGAGCTCGACGCCAGGCACCCGCTCCGGCAGCAAGACGCCGAACTGCTTGGCCGCCCAGAGCACGCCGACACCGTCGGCCACGGTGAGCTCGGCCGACTGAAGGGCCGCCTCGAGCGCCGGGTCGCCTCGCGCGGAGACGATGATCTCGGGGTTTAAGGTGACCAGCAGCTTGGGTTCGGCGTCCCTCACCGCCGCCAGACACCAGGCGGCGGCCCCGTCCAGGCCGAGCGCGGCGAGGCGGTAGCCCAGGACGGACATCGTCTCGACCTCGGGGAGCGCCACGGGGTTTTACCGGCTCGAGGCCGTGAGCTGTTCGGCCCGCTGGGGTGGTGCTCCTCCGGTGTGGTGGCTGGCCGCCGCGCCCGCCTCGAAGCAGTAGAGGCTCGAGCCCTCCTCCTCGGAAGTGTCGGTGAGTTCCGGCACCTGTTGCGAGTGGGAGACGAGGCTGGCGACGACGATGTCCTCGCTCAAGCCGAGCCGGCGCAGGTAGTGGCCCGAGCGTGACTGCCACAGGCCCTCGAGGGGGTCGGGAAAGGCCTTGAGCAGGCCTATCGCCAGGGCGGCGGCGCCCGCGAGCTCCGCCTCCGGGAAGATCTGCTTGAGGCGCGCCGCCAGGAAGCCCGCGCCCAGGGTGTCGTCGAGGTCTTCGTGGCCGGCAAAGCCCGAGCAGACGAGCGCGACCTCCTCCCGGGCGAGTTCGGCCGCCCGCGCCGCGGCGGCGTCGGCGTTGTACAAGGAGCCCAGGAGGAGGTGACGCGCCTGGCTGAGGGCGGGCAAGGTCCGCGGCGCGTTTTCCGAGGTCAGGACGGCGCCGCGCGCGTCTAGGACGGCGGCGAGGAGTTCCGCCGGCGAGTTGCCGTAGTTGAAGCCCTCGGGCGGCATGCCGCCGCGCTCGCCGAAGAGCAGGTGGCCGTGCCTCAGCGCTACCGCCCTCGAGGCGCGCAGGCTGGGGCAGAGGTAGAGGTGGCTGAGGCCCTTGTCGAAGAGAATGGGCGCCACCGTGCTCGTCCTGAGCACGTCGATGAGGACGACCACGTCGGGGTAGGGCCCCTGGGGTAGGAGGTCAACCTTGAGACGCACGCGCGACCTCGCTTAAGGGTGATTTGGGAATTGAGGGGGGCCAAAAGGCCAGGAAGGGGCGCACGGCATCATCCTAGCATGGCGCTGAGTCCTTGCTGGACCACTTGCCCAACTGGACCACCCGCCAGACCGCAGCAGGGCACAAGAAATCAGGGCACAAGAAAGACGTCGAGCTTCGCCGCGCTGCTTGCGGGCACGGCTGGCAGGCGGCTGTCGTCAAAACAGGCTAGAGCGCCGTGGACAGAGCGCCGTGGCGCTGCTCGAGCGTGCGCCGCCTCGCCTTTGGCAATGTGGTTTCAGGTTAAACTGTGGTTTCAGGTTAAACTATTTCAGATGGAAGCATCTCGCCCGCTGGAGTTCCTGCAGCTCGCCCGCCTCATCCTGCGCCTGTCGCGGCAGTTCCAGCGTGTCCTTGACGGACCGCTGACAGAGAGGCTGGACTTCGGCATGAAAGGCCTCTTCGTCCTGCGCGCCGCCCAACTCGGCTATCACCACCCCAGCCGGATCGCGGCCTTTTTGAACATGGCCTCGCCCAGCCTCAGCCGCACCTTGGAGAGGCTCGAGGGGCGCGGCCTGCTCGAGCGCGAGCTCGACGGTGAGGATCGCCGCCGCTTCCGCTTTGCGGTGACGGAGGAGGGCGAGGAGGCTGTCTCACGGGCGAGGGCGCTGGTGGCCGAGACCTTGAGCGCGCGCTACGCCCACATCGAGCGAGAGCAGGTGCTGGAGGCGATCGCCGTCCTCGAGAGCCTGGCGGCCCAGATGGAGGAGCCCGGTGGCTGAGCCGGCTCGCCGCGAGCGGCTGTTGGCCTTCGCGGGCGTTCTGGCGGTGCTCTTTCTGGCCTCGCTGAACTTTACCGTGGTAGGTACGGCCTTGCCGCGCATCGTCGCCGAACTGGAGGGCGTGGCCTTTTACGCCTGGGCCTTTACCGTCTTCTCGCTGACCTCGACGGTGTCCTTGCCGCTCTACGGCAAGCTCTCGGACGTTTATGGGCGGCGCGTGGTGATGCTCTTCGGCATCGCGCTCTTTACCGCAAGCTCGCTGCTCATCGCCTTGTCTCAGGACATGCTGCAGCTCGTGCTCTTCCGCGGCGTGCAGGGGCTCGGCGCGGGAGCGCTCTTCAGCATGTCGTTCGCGGTCATCGGTGAGCTCTTCACGCCGCGCGAGCGGGGCAAGTACCAGGGCCTGACCTCGTCGGTCTTTGGCCTCTCGGCGGTGGTCGGCCCGATCATCGGCGGTCTGATAACCGACGCCTTTGGCTGGCGCTGGGTCTTTCTGGTCAACTTGCCGGTGGCGCTGGTCGCGTTTGCGCTCATCTACCGCAACCTGCCGACCGGCCTTCGTCAGCCGGGGGCCAAGGTGGATTATGCCGGTGCCCTGCTGCTGACGGCGGGGGTGGTGCCGCTCTTGCTGGCGCTCACCTGGGGCGGGGTGGATCACCCCTGGGGGTCGCCCTTCATTCTGGGCTTGCTGGCGGCTTCGGGCCTCATGCTCTGGGCCTTTGCGTGGTGGCAGACGAGGGCGCCGAGCCCCATCCTCGAGCCCGGCCTCTTTAGAGACCTCACCTTCAACGTCGCCAATGCCTCGGGTTTTCTCGCCGCGACCGGCCTCTTCGCCGCGGTCATCTACCTGCCGCTCTTCGTCCAGGGGGTGCAGGGCGGCTCGGCGGCGAGTTCGGGCCTGGTGCTCACGCCGCTCATGGGCGGGCTGGTGCTCAGCTCGACCTTGGCGGGCCTGCTGGTGTCGAGGACGGGCCGCTACAAGCCCTTCATCGTGGGCGGCAGCGCGCTCTCGGTCGTCGCTCTGCTGCTGACGGCCACGCTGGACGTGGGTGCGCCGCCGCTCCTGGTCGTTCTCTACATGCTGCTCCTGGGCATCGGCATCGGCCCGACGAACTCGCTCTTCGTCCTGGCGGTGCAAAACGCCATGCCCGCCGCCCAATTGGGCGTGGTCACCGGGGCCAACCAGTTTTTTCGGCAGATGGGCGGCACCCTGGGCGTCGCCGTCTTCGGCGCCTTTGTGGCCTCGTCCTTGCGCCGCGGCGCCCAACTCTACCACCCGCGGGAGGTGACGGGCCTGCCCGCCGAGCTGGCGGCCGAGGCCTTCTCGCCCAACCTGCTGACCAACCCGGTGGCGCTCGAGGGCGTTCAGGCGCAGATCGCCGCGCACGGCGCCACCCAGGTATTCGCGCCCTTCCTGAGCAGCATGCGCGCGGCCCTGGGCGCGGCCATCGGCGAGATTTTTATCGTCGCCACCGCCTTGTCGCTGCTGGCTTTCCTCATCGCCCTGGCCCTGCCCGAGCGCGTCCTGCGCGACACCCCGCGTGACACCCCACAGAGCGGGGAGCCGCTGCCGGCCGCCTCGGACTAGACTGGGGTCGGGGCCTGGTGTTCCCCAACCCCCAACCCCCAGCCTAGCCCCTGAACAACACGTCTTCGCGCCTGAACGAGCGGTAGGCGAAGCCCAGGAGGAGGACGGCCCAGAGGGTAGTGGCGCCCCAGGACAGCAGCAGCTTGGATGGGACGACGTCGCCGCTGATGACGTCGGCCATAGTGAGCATCACGCCCAAGACGGGCGCCGAATAGAGCGCGGCGCCGTAGTCGAGGAAGTCGGAGAACTGCAGGGCGAAGAGCGGCAAGATGATGGCGAAGCTGAGAGGGGCCAGGTAGGACTGGGCCTCCTTGAAGGACTTGGCGAACATGGTGATGCTGATGAGCAGCGCCGCCATCAAACCCGCCAGCAACAGGGCGCTCATGAGCAGGAGGAGGATAGTGCCGGCGCTCAGGCTGATGGTGCCGGCGAACTGGCCGACCCCGGCCATGTCCGGCTGCGCGGCCACCAAGCCCCTCAGGATCAGGCCGCCGATCAAAAAGCCGACGATCGCCATCAGCGCGGCGCTGAGCCCAGTGGTCATGGTGGCCAGAACCTTGCCCAACACCA
This window encodes:
- a CDS encoding DUF456 domain-containing protein, which codes for MDILAAVIFLVLYLLGLVGVIVPVVPSTPLIAVGAIIYGFMTGFERLGVSGVVWVVVLALFAQVLDYVAGIVGARRYGASRAGVWGGVIGSIVGVIVLPPFGFLPGALVGAVAAELLNRRSAEEAVRAGWGTLLGTLGGVVVKVLIVIAMGAIVIPRLF
- a CDS encoding prevent-host-death protein, encoding MYPMKGKPVGVIVPIELWREIESERETAYLLKSETMKKRLLEAKERTGGISLEEARTQLGI
- a CDS encoding WecB/TagA/CpsF family glycosyltransferase, whose protein sequence is MALPEVETMSVLGYRLAALGLDGAAAWCLAAVRDAEPKLLVTLNPEIIVSARGDPALEAALQSAELTVADGVGVLWAAKQFGVLLPERVPGVELTAEVLRRGGDALRVYFLGAKPGVAARAARAAAARFGTRTAGVQHGYFKPDEVPEVVHAVAASGANLLLAGLGEGQERFLHGHREAMGVALMIGVGGSLDVLAGEVRRTPSWTRRLGVEWAWRVGLDRKRWHRFPRLLRFVKLVRREKAAVRRHS
- a CDS encoding MFS transporter, translated to MAEPARRERLLAFAGVLAVLFLASLNFTVVGTALPRIVAELEGVAFYAWAFTVFSLTSTVSLPLYGKLSDVYGRRVVMLFGIALFTASSLLIALSQDMLQLVLFRGVQGLGAGALFSMSFAVIGELFTPRERGKYQGLTSSVFGLSAVVGPIIGGLITDAFGWRWVFLVNLPVALVAFALIYRNLPTGLRQPGAKVDYAGALLLTAGVVPLLLALTWGGVDHPWGSPFILGLLAASGLMLWAFAWWQTRAPSPILEPGLFRDLTFNVANASGFLAATGLFAAVIYLPLFVQGVQGGSAASSGLVLTPLMGGLVLSSTLAGLLVSRTGRYKPFIVGGSALSVVALLLTATLDVGAPPLLVVLYMLLLGIGIGPTNSLFVLAVQNAMPAAQLGVVTGANQFFRQMGGTLGVAVFGAFVASSLRRGAQLYHPREVTGLPAELAAEAFSPNLLTNPVALEGVQAQIAAHGATQVFAPFLSSMRAALGAAIGEIFIVATALSLLAFLIALALPERVLRDTPRDTPQSGEPLPAASD
- a CDS encoding class I SAM-dependent methyltransferase, whose amino-acid sequence is MKLDRHYVDPRLVDLYDLENTRGADTDFYLRLAADLGARTILDLGCGTGLLTRELAVDDRLVVGVDPAPAMLAFARRQPGADRVQWVEGDSGALGTPQADLVIMTGNVAQVFLEDTEWATTLRAIHATLRPGGYLAFESRNPDDRAWERWNRETTYERFGSPHGPMECWLELVSVGNGRVRLEGHNIFAATGGVVVASSELRFRSLAELTDSLTNAEFTVEHVYGDWNGGPVVSTSRVMVFIARRD
- the lgt gene encoding prolipoprotein diacylglyceryl transferase gives rise to the protein MDPVMIGLGPLEIRWYGFFIALGVFIGTWWAARLATQRGLDPDKLMDMVLYLVIAGIVGARLVYVLTSPGSFFGPGGDPLSALYIWQGGLSFHGAVLGALLALWIYARINRVNMWAYADVMMPAAALGIMGGRLGNFMNGSDTDGRLTNWPIGFTWPQPGTDTFGAVGRFIFGDNLWAGFPGVCTELGGNGLHLPPWSCPADLVVRGPVHLTQFYGFMVGFIALFIVLWALRRSLTPGYVFWQFILWYSVLRFVIEEPFRNNPLAWNAYLASGLSEPGIGLFTVTQLFSVPIIFLALYMLLMLDPEAGHNEQKRALVRKRAR
- a CDS encoding 2-phosphosulfolactate phosphatase gives rise to the protein MRLKVDLLPQGPYPDVVVLIDVLRTSTVAPILFDKGLSHLYLCPSLRASRAVALRHGHLLFGERGGMPPEGFNYGNSPAELLAAVLDARGAVLTSENAPRTLPALSQARHLLLGSLYNADAAAARAAELAREEVALVCSGFAGHEDLDDTLGAGFLAARLKQIFPEAELAGAAALAIGLLKAFPDPLEGLWQSRSGHYLRRLGLSEDIVVASLVSHSQQVPELTDTSEEEGSSLYCFEAGAAASHHTGGAPPQRAEQLTASSR
- a CDS encoding Txe/YoeB family addiction module toxin, with amino-acid sequence MKKPARSLEFDPAGFEDLAWWAQNDRKKALRLSRLIQETQENPFGGIGKPEPLKHELSGCWSKRIDDEHRLVYQVLEDKIRIFCRYHY
- a CDS encoding MarR family transcriptional regulator, whose translation is MEASRPLEFLQLARLILRLSRQFQRVLDGPLTERLDFGMKGLFVLRAAQLGYHHPSRIAAFLNMASPSLSRTLERLEGRGLLERELDGEDRRRFRFAVTEEGEEAVSRARALVAETLSARYAHIEREQVLEAIAVLESLAAQMEEPGG
- a CDS encoding NTP transferase domain-containing protein, which encodes MSLAVVILAAGQGTRMKSALPKALHEAAGRTLLEHVVRVARALDPEHLAVIIGHGAERVRARFPNPDFDFVLQREQLGTGHALMQTRALLEDKAEAVMVLNMDGPLVRAETLGALLEHHRASGAGMTMLTAEVGDPEGLGRIVREGDGSVRAIVEEKDASEEERRIGEINPGFFVFDREVFRLGERLSNSNASGEYYITDLAHLYLGEGKSVQAVLMKEPSEALAVNDRAQLAVIDRLLRDRVRGRWLREGVTMVAPEQTFIDDTVRLEPDVVLHPGVVLRGETVVRRGAVLGPYAVLSDCTVREDAWVAPFTQAEGQTF
- the map gene encoding type I methionyl aminopeptidase codes for the protein MSITSEAELEGMKRAGAVVAEALKTMKAAVAPGVTPADLDRLCGEVFARRGAVSAPRLVYGAPINAFVSVNDAVVHGLPTECPLQPGDVVKLDVTPFLQGFIADAAVTVVVPPASSVAERLVACAEAAFWAAMRVARAGRPLQLIGRAVEGEVRRRGFSVVRELAGHGVGRAIHERPEVLNFCRSSDRTLLTDGLVLAVEPMVAAGRGGVTTRGDGWTIGTRDGSLSAHFEHTVVITRGKPLILTA
- a CDS encoding dihydrofolate reductase family protein, which gives rise to MRRIRYQVACSLDGFIAGPDDDFGWLTPEPSFDFDELYAQFDTLLMGRRTYEIVRAAGEDFRGKEVLVASQTLQPERHPEIEVVSDGLEKRIGELRSQSGGDIWLYGGGELFSQVLAWGLVDTVEPAIIPILLGDGIRFLPSPAVRRRLMLVRHRVYPSGMVLLEYDVQKDG